The following proteins come from a genomic window of Pseudomonas hygromyciniae:
- a CDS encoding nitrite/sulfite reductase yields MYVYDEYDQRIIEDRVKQFRDQTRRYLAGELSEEEFRPLRLQNGLYVQRFAPMLRVAVPYGQLTSRQTRMMAKIARDFDKGYAHISTRQNVQFNWPALEDVPDILAELATVQMHAIQTSGNCLRNVTTDQFAGVAADEVIDPRPWCEIVRQWTTFHPEFAYLPRKFKIAINGSASDRAAIEVHDIGLEPVYNAAGELGFRVLVGGGLGRTPVVGAFINEFLPWQDLLSYLDAILRVYNRYGRRDNKYKARIKILVKALTPEVFAQKVDAEMEHLRGGQTTLTEAEVHRVAKHFVDPDYKALGNQDAELAALDQQHPGFARWRTRNTLAHKQPGYVAVTLSLKPTGVAPGDITDKQLDAVADLADRYSFGQLRTSHEQNIILADVEQSQLFTLWGELRESGFATPNIGLLTDIICCPGGDFCSLANAKSIPIAESIQRRFDDLDYLFDIGELDLNISGCMNACGHHHVGHIGILGVDKKGEEFYQVSLGGSASRDASLGKILGPSFAQEAMPEVIGKLIDVYVEQRTEDERFIDTYQRIGIDLFKERVYAANH; encoded by the coding sequence ATGTACGTATACGACGAATACGATCAGCGCATCATCGAGGACCGCGTCAAGCAGTTCCGTGATCAGACCCGACGCTATCTGGCAGGTGAACTGAGCGAAGAAGAGTTCCGCCCTCTGCGCCTGCAAAATGGCCTTTATGTTCAGCGCTTTGCGCCGATGCTACGGGTGGCCGTGCCTTACGGCCAACTGACTTCGCGCCAGACGCGCATGATGGCCAAGATCGCCCGCGACTTCGACAAGGGCTATGCCCACATCAGCACCCGCCAGAACGTGCAGTTCAACTGGCCGGCCCTGGAAGACGTGCCGGACATCCTGGCTGAACTGGCTACCGTGCAGATGCACGCCATTCAGACCAGCGGTAACTGCCTGCGCAACGTGACCACTGACCAGTTCGCCGGCGTGGCCGCCGATGAAGTGATTGACCCGCGCCCCTGGTGCGAGATCGTGCGCCAGTGGACCACGTTCCACCCAGAATTTGCCTACCTGCCGCGTAAATTCAAGATCGCCATCAATGGCTCGGCTTCCGACCGCGCTGCGATCGAAGTCCACGACATCGGCCTGGAGCCGGTGTACAACGCCGCAGGCGAGCTGGGCTTCCGCGTCCTGGTGGGCGGCGGCCTGGGGCGTACCCCGGTGGTGGGCGCGTTCATCAATGAATTCCTGCCATGGCAAGACCTGTTGAGCTACCTCGACGCCATCCTGCGTGTGTACAACCGCTATGGCCGTCGTGACAACAAGTACAAGGCGCGCATCAAGATCCTGGTCAAGGCCCTCACCCCAGAGGTATTTGCCCAGAAGGTCGACGCCGAAATGGAACACCTGCGCGGCGGCCAGACCACCCTGACCGAAGCCGAAGTACATCGCGTGGCCAAACACTTCGTCGACCCGGACTACAAGGCCCTGGGCAACCAGGACGCCGAACTGGCCGCGCTCGACCAGCAGCACCCAGGCTTTGCCCGCTGGCGGACTCGCAACACCCTGGCACACAAGCAGCCTGGCTATGTGGCGGTAACCCTGTCGCTCAAGCCGACCGGCGTGGCGCCAGGCGATATCACCGACAAGCAACTGGACGCCGTCGCCGACCTGGCCGACCGCTACAGCTTTGGTCAACTGCGCACCTCCCACGAGCAAAACATCATCCTCGCGGACGTTGAGCAGAGCCAACTGTTCACCCTGTGGGGCGAGCTGCGCGAAAGCGGTTTCGCCACCCCGAACATCGGCCTGCTGACCGATATCATCTGCTGCCCGGGTGGCGACTTCTGCTCCCTGGCCAACGCCAAGTCAATTCCCATTGCCGAGTCGATCCAACGCCGTTTCGACGACCTGGACTACCTGTTCGATATCGGCGAACTGGACCTGAACATCTCCGGTTGCATGAACGCTTGTGGTCACCACCACGTCGGCCACATCGGCATCCTTGGGGTGGACAAGAAAGGCGAAGAATTCTACCAAGTGTCCCTGGGTGGCAGCGCCAGCCGCGATGCGAGCCTGGGCAAGATCCTCGGCCCATCCTTCGCCCAGGAAGCCATGCCTGAGGTGATCGGCAAGTTGATCGACGTCTACGTCGAACAACGCACTGAAGATGAGCGCTTCATCGACACCTACCAGCGCATCGGCATTGACCTGTTCAAGGAGCGCGTCTATGCAGCGAATCATTAA